The sequence below is a genomic window from Streptomyces sp. V1I1.
GACACCGAAGAGCTGCGCCGCGCCTACCTCTTCGAGGATCTGCAGTCCTTCCTCGACGTCTACTACAGCCTGATGGCCGTCCTGCGCTCCGAGGACGACTTCGCCGAGCTCACCGACGCCTATCTGGCGCGCGCCGCGGCTCAGGGCGTACGCCACGCGGAGATCTTCTTCGACCCGCAGGCGCACACCTCCCGCGGCGTCCCGCTCGCCACGGTGATCGAGGGCCTGGCCCGCGCGCTCGACCGCAGCGAGGAGCGCCACGGCATCTCGACCCGGCTGATCATGTGCTTCCTGCGGGACGAGTCCGCCGAGTCGGCGATGGAGACGCTCCAGGCCGCGAAGCCGTATCTGCACCGGATTGCCGGGGTCGGCCTGGACTCGGCGGAAGTCGGGCACCCGCCGTCGAAATTCCGCGAGGTGTACGAGGCGGCTGCCGTGCTCGGCCTGCGCAAGGTCGCCCACGCGGGCGAGGAAGGCCCGCCGGCGTACATCCGTGAGGCCCTGGACGTCCTCGGTGTGGAGCGCATCGACCACGGTCTGCGCTGCATGGAGGACCCGGAGCTGGTCGAGCGGCTCGCACGGGAGCGGATTCCGCTGACGCTGTGCCCGCTGTCGAACGTACGGCTGCGGGTCGTCGACACGCTGGAACAGCACCCGCTGGCGCGGATGATGGACGCGGGGCTGCTGTGCACGGTCAACTCGGACGACCCCGCGTACTTCGGCGGCTACGTAGGGGACACGTTCCACGCGGTGCACGAGGCGCTGGGGCTGGGCGACGAGCAGCTGCGTGAGCTGGCGCGCAATTCGTTTGTGGCGTCGTTCCTGGAGGACGACGAGGAGCGGAGGGGGCGGTTGATCGCGGAGGTCGAGGCGTACGAGTTCGGCGGCGCGGAGTAGGCGGAGGCGGTGCGGTGCGCCTGCGGCGGGCCCACGCGGCGGAGCCGCAAATTCGGATACAGCCCCCACCCCGCCCCTTCCCGAACAGGGGGCAAGCCCCCAGACCCCGGTACGCCCTTCTGGGGGTCCCCCTACGCCCGCAGGGCGTAGGGGGAGTGTCCTCAATCGCCGGACGGGCTCCAATGGAGCCCCTTGGGGGTCCCCCCGGACGAAGTTTGGGGGAGCTTGAGGAGCGGGGTCCGGGGCGGAGCCCCGAAAATCAGCCTCGCCGGCGATTGAGGCGCGGGGGCCCGGGGCGGAGCCCCGGCTACGTCCGCATCACCGCCACGCCCCCCGCTCATGCTCCTCCGTCAGCCGCGCGTGAGGCGCTCCAACTCACCCTCCGGCAGCGGGAGTTGATCGTCCGGCCGCTCGGCGAGCAGCGCCTTGCCAAGCGCACCCGCATGCGCGGGCAGCCGTCGGCCCACCCGGCTGAGGGTGCGCGCAACCCTGCGCATTGACGGCCTCTGTTCGCGTATCTAGTCTCTATTCTCATACGTGTACGTCGTCTGCATAGGGAGACAGTATGGAGCCGGCGCAGGACCTGACGATCACCGATGTGCGGCTCACCCCGATCCTCGTCGCCGACCCGCCGCTGCTCAACACGCAGGGCATGCACCAGCCGTACACCCCCCGCCTCATCGTCGAGGTGGTCACGGCGGGCGGCGTCACCGGCGTCGGCGAGACCTACGGCGACACCAAGTACCTTGATCTGGCGGCCCCGTTGGCGGACGCGCTGCCCGGCTGCCAGGTCAGCGATGTGAACGGGCTGCACCGGCTCGCGGCCCTGGTGTGCGGCGACTCGCCCGAGGCGACCGGCGCGGACGCCGTCGACGTCGGGGGGCTGCGTGGCGTGCAGACGGCGGACAAGCTGCGGCTCTCGGTCGTCTCCGGCTTCGAGGTCGCCTGCCTCGACGCGCTCGGCAAAGCACTCGGGCTGCCCGTGCACGCGCTGCTCGGCGGCAAGGTGCGCGACGCCGTCGACTACAGCGCGTATCTCTTCTACCGCTGGGCCGGACACCCTGGCGGGGCGGGGGAGCCCGACGACTGGGGCGCGGCGGTCGACCCGGCGGGCATCGTGACCCAGGCCAGGCGCTTCGCCCGCGACTACGGCTTCGCCTCCTTCAAGCTCAAGGGCGGTGTCTTCGAGCCGGAGGAGGACATCGCGGCGGTCCGCGCGCTGGCGGAGGCGTTCCCGGGGCAGCCGCTGCGGCTGGACCCCAACGGCGCGTGGTCGGTGGAGACTTCACTGCGGGTCGCGGAGGAGCTGGCCGACGTACTGGAGTATCTGGAGGACCCGGCGTCCACGACGGCCCGGATGGCGGAAGTCGCGGCGGGGACGGACGTGCCGCTGGCCACGAACATGTGCGTGACGACCTTCGCCGAGATACCGGAGGCCTTCACCCGGGGTGCCGTGCAGGTCGTCCTCTCCGACCACCACTATTGGGGCGGGCTGCGCAACACCCGTGAACTGGCCGCGATCTGCCGGACCTTCGGCGTCGGCCTGTCCATGCACTCCAACACCCACCTGGGCATCAGCCTCGCCGCGATGACCCACGTCGCCGCGGTCGTCCCCAACCTCGACTACGCCTGCGACAGCCACTACCCCTGGCAGACCGAGGACGTCATCACCGAGCGCCTCGAATTCAAGGACGGCCGGCTGGCTGTCTCCGATCTTCCGGGCCTCGGCGTCGAACTCGACCGCGGGCGGCTGGCCCGCCTCCACCGGCGCTGGCTCGACGACGACGGCACGATGCGTGACCGCGACGACGCCGCGGCGATGCGGGTCGCCGAGCCGG
It includes:
- a CDS encoding adenosine deaminase; translation: MPLPKAELHLHIEGTLEPELAFALAARNSVDLPYKDTEELRRAYLFEDLQSFLDVYYSLMAVLRSEDDFAELTDAYLARAAAQGVRHAEIFFDPQAHTSRGVPLATVIEGLARALDRSEERHGISTRLIMCFLRDESAESAMETLQAAKPYLHRIAGVGLDSAEVGHPPSKFREVYEAAAVLGLRKVAHAGEEGPPAYIREALDVLGVERIDHGLRCMEDPELVERLARERIPLTLCPLSNVRLRVVDTLEQHPLARMMDAGLLCTVNSDDPAYFGGYVGDTFHAVHEALGLGDEQLRELARNSFVASFLEDDEERRGRLIAEVEAYEFGGAE
- a CDS encoding glucarate dehydratase family protein → MEPAQDLTITDVRLTPILVADPPLLNTQGMHQPYTPRLIVEVVTAGGVTGVGETYGDTKYLDLAAPLADALPGCQVSDVNGLHRLAALVCGDSPEATGADAVDVGGLRGVQTADKLRLSVVSGFEVACLDALGKALGLPVHALLGGKVRDAVDYSAYLFYRWAGHPGGAGEPDDWGAAVDPAGIVTQARRFARDYGFASFKLKGGVFEPEEDIAAVRALAEAFPGQPLRLDPNGAWSVETSLRVAEELADVLEYLEDPASTTARMAEVAAGTDVPLATNMCVTTFAEIPEAFTRGAVQVVLSDHHYWGGLRNTRELAAICRTFGVGLSMHSNTHLGISLAAMTHVAAVVPNLDYACDSHYPWQTEDVITERLEFKDGRLAVSDLPGLGVELDRGRLARLHRRWLDDDGTMRDRDDAAAMRVAEPGWVAPRVPRW